From the genome of Methanobrevibacter smithii ATCC 35061, one region includes:
- a CDS encoding NADH-quinone oxidoreductase subunit B family protein — MADKVKIGTMWLGGCSGCHLSIADFHESLLDVLELADFEFSPVLMDTKYDEVPELDVLIVEGGIRNEENRELAEMLNEKAKLVIAYGTCSCYGGIPGLGNLWTVDELEQEAYINSCSTVNPEGIIPNEDVPALESRVRPLSSAMDIDLIIPGCPPRSDVVAEAVLTLLRGETIELPSTNLCEVCPREKPPAGLAMDFIKRQFEVGAPEKDLCLISQGLICMGPATVSLCGAECPSIAIPCRGCYGPTSKVLDQGAKMISAIASDYGVDEDKTVDPETVADQLDDIVGTFYTYTLPAALVPMKMQKGGE, encoded by the coding sequence ATGGCTGATAAAGTAAAAATAGGAACTATGTGGTTAGGCGGATGTTCCGGTTGCCACTTATCAATTGCTGATTTCCACGAATCTTTATTAGATGTTTTGGAATTAGCTGATTTTGAATTCTCCCCTGTACTTATGGATACCAAATACGATGAAGTACCAGAATTAGATGTTCTCATCGTAGAAGGTGGAATTAGGAACGAAGAAAACAGGGAATTAGCTGAAATGTTAAATGAAAAAGCTAAATTAGTTATTGCTTACGGAACTTGTTCATGTTACGGAGGAATTCCTGGACTCGGTAACTTATGGACTGTAGATGAATTAGAACAAGAAGCTTACATTAATTCATGCTCTACTGTTAACCCAGAAGGAATTATTCCTAATGAAGATGTACCAGCTCTTGAAAGCAGGGTAAGACCATTAAGTTCAGCAATGGACATTGATTTAATTATTCCAGGTTGCCCACCTCGTTCTGATGTTGTAGCTGAAGCTGTTTTAACATTATTACGTGGAGAAACTATCGAATTACCTTCAACTAACCTTTGTGAAGTATGTCCTAGAGAAAAACCACCTGCTGGTTTAGCTATGGACTTCATTAAAAGACAATTTGAAGTTGGAGCTCCTGAAAAAGATTTATGTTTAATTTCCCAAGGTTTAATCTGTATGGGTCCTGCAACTGTTTCCTTATGTGGAGCAGAATGTCCTTCTATTGCAATTCCATGTAGAGGATGTTACGGTCCTACTTCTAAAGTATTAGATCAAGGAGCAAAAATGATTAGTGCTATCGCATCTGATTATGGTGTAGATGAAGATAAAACTGTTGATCCTGAAACTGTAGCAGATCAATTAGATGATATTGTAGGTACTTTCTATACTTACACATTACCTGCTGCTTTAGTCCCTATGAAAATGCAGAAAGGAGGAGAATAA
- a CDS encoding hydrogenase iron-sulfur subunit: MADDVKIVMFCCNWCSYGGADTAGTARMQYPPNIRVIRVMCSGRIDPQFVLKAFKEGADGVFVAGCHMGDCHYDAGNYKLDRRMRLIYKLVEDMGIGKERVHHDWISASEGEKFSEAVKMMVNRIKELGPAPLKEQLDAEN, from the coding sequence ATGGCTGATGATGTAAAAATTGTAATGTTTTGTTGCAACTGGTGTTCCTATGGAGGAGCAGACACAGCAGGTACTGCAAGGATGCAATACCCACCGAATATTAGAGTTATTCGTGTAATGTGTTCTGGAAGAATTGACCCACAATTTGTGTTAAAAGCATTTAAAGAAGGGGCTGATGGTGTATTTGTAGCTGGATGTCACATGGGTGACTGCCACTATGATGCTGGAAATTATAAGTTAGATCGTAGAATGAGATTAATCTACAAACTTGTTGAAGATATGGGAATTGGAAAAGAAAGAGTTCACCACGATTGGATTTCTGCATCCGAAGGTGAAAAATTCTCTGAAGCTGTTAAAATGATGGTTAACAGAATCAAAGAATTAGGTCCTGCACCATTGAAAGAACAATTAGATGCTGAAAACTAG